Proteins from one Chelonia mydas isolate rCheMyd1 chromosome 14, rCheMyd1.pri.v2, whole genome shotgun sequence genomic window:
- the ENPP7 gene encoding ectonucleotide pyrophosphatase/phosphodiesterase family member 7, translating to MFTSLGLVLAVLSLGACAPLQDRGNRSKVLLVSFDGFRWNYDQDVETPNLDAMARDGVKARYMTPAFITLTSPCHFTLVTGRYTENHGVIHNMWYNTSTGQKLPFYNTQGVSTWWDNGSLPIWITAQRQGLKTGSLFFPGGRATYQGEQVNVKKVESLFHNYSNETEWMQNIDTVMNWFLEDKLDLVTLYFGEPDSTGHKYGPESQERKNMVRQVDRAVGYLRKRIKDNGLESTLNLIITSDHGMDTVIKKNEIYLRTVQNFSFQDIRFELLDYGPNGLLVPKEGKLDQVYQVLKNAHPKLHVYKKEEFPKRFHYANNTRITPLMMYSDPGYVIHGRLKVQFNKGEHGFDNEDMNMKTIFRAVGPAFKKGLEVEPFESVNIYALLCNLLGITPEPHDGSLSIMQPMLSG from the exons ATGTTTACTTCCTTGGGGCTGGTGCTTGCTGTCCTCTCGCTAGGAGCCTGTGCCCCTCTGCAGGACAGAGGAAACCGCAGCAAAGTCCTGCTGGTCTCCTTCGATGGCTTTCGCTGGAACTACGACCAGGATGTGGAGACGCCCAATCTGGATGCCATGGCGAGAGATGGGGTGAAGGCACGTTACATGACTCCTGCCTTCATCACCTTGACCAGCCCATGCCACTTCACCCTGGTGACTG GGAGGTACACAGAGAATCACGGCGTGATTCACAACATGTGGTACAACACCAGCACCGGCCAGAAGTTACCCTTTTACAATACACAGGGGGTCTCCACGTGGTGGGACAACGGCAGCCTGCCCATCTGGATCACAGCACAGAGACAG GGCTTAAAGACGGGCTCCCTCTTCTTCCCTGGGGGGAGAGCAACCTACCAAGGTGAGCAGGTGAATGTGAAGAAAGTGGAGTCCCTTTTCCACAATTACAGCAATGAAACTGAGTGGATGCAGAACATTGACACCGTCATGAACTGGTTCCTAGAAGACAAGCTAGACTTAGTCACTCTCTACTTTGGGGAGCCAGACTCCACGGGACACAAGTACGGCCCTGAATCCCAAGAGAGGAAAAACATGGTCAGGCAGGTGGATCGAGCTGTCGGCTACCTCAGGAAACGCATCAAGGATAATGGCTTGGAGTCGACACTCAATCTGATCATCACATCTGACCACGGGATGGACACGGTCATAAAGAAGAATGAAATTTACCTCCGCACAGTGCAGAACTTCTCCTTCCAGGACATCCGGTTTGAACTCTTGGATTATGGACCAAATGGGCTACTGGTGCCAAAAGAAGGTAAACTAGACCAGGTGTACCAGGTCCTGAAAAACGCCCATCCGAAGCTCCATGTCTACAAGAAGGAAGAGTTCCCCAAGAGATTCCACTATGCAAACAACACCAGGATCACTCCCCTGATGATGTACAGTGACCCAGGATATGTGATCCATGGG AGACTCAAGGTCCAGTTTAACAAGGGGGAGCATGGCTTTGACAATGAAGATATGAACATGAAAACCATCTTCCGGGCTGTGGGACCAGCCTTCAAGAAGGGGCTGGAGGTGGAGCCGTTTGAGAGCGTGAATATCTATGCCCTCCTCTGCAACCTGCTGGGGATCACACCTGAGCCGCATGACGGGTCCCTGAGCATCATGCAGCCCATGCTGTCTGGTTAG